One region of Eupeodes corollae chromosome 1, idEupCoro1.1, whole genome shotgun sequence genomic DNA includes:
- the LOC129939840 gene encoding histone deacetylase 11 has product MKKFCRQKVHHESPPQPPVEIPRDKLPIVYSEEYGVKFCGLQKLHPFDAAKGHHIVKILKGENLLAEGNFYVPSEITKEELLEVHKKEYLKSLKWSINAAKISEIVPLLLVPNHFVQRGYLRPMRFQTAGSILAGKLALTSGWAINLGGGFHHCCSYRGGGFCAYADITLLVTKILREEKHIARVMIVDLDAHQGNGHERDFCNNNNVFILDMYNASIYPKDHVAKESIKCAVELRPFTEDAAYLKKLERSLKDSIGQFQPNLIVYNAGTDILKGDSLGLLSISPQGVINRDEYVFTTCIQSKIPIVMLLSGGYLKSSAVVIANSIMNLRAKGLLASK; this is encoded by the exons atgaaaaaatttTGTAGACAAAAAGTTCATCACGAATCACCGCCGCAACCACCGGTGGAAATTCCACGTGATAAACTTCCAATTGTTTATTCCGAAGAATATGGAGTCAAATTTTGTGGTCTTCAAAAGTTGCATCCCTTTGATGCTGCCAAAGGACATCATATTGTTAAA atattaAAGGGAGAAAACCTTTTAGCTGAGGGAAATTTCTACGTCCCAAGTGAAATCACCAAAGAGGAACTCTTGGAGGTTCACAAGAAAGAGTATCTGAAAAGTTTGAAA tgGAGTATAAATGCAGCAAAAATCTCCGAAATTGTTCCTCTACTTCTCGTTCCGAATCATTTTGTTCAGCGAGGCTACTTACGTCCGATGCGTTTCCAGACAGCTGGTTCGATTCTGGCTGGAAAACTGGCCTTGACCTCGGGATGGGCAATTAATTTGGGAGgtggttttcatcattgttgTTCGTATCGGGGTGGTGGATTTTGTGCTTATGCGGACATAACACTTTTGGTGACTAAAATTCTCCGAGAAGAAAAACACATTGCACGGGTTATGATTGTAGATTTGGACGCTCATCAAGGCAATGGTCATGAAAGAGACttttgcaacaacaacaatgtgTTCATTTTGGATATGTACAATGCCTCCATCTATCCCAAGGATCATGTAGCAAAGGAGAGTATTAAGTGTGCTGTGGAACTGAGGCCATTCACCGAGGATGcggcttatttaaaaaagcttgAAAG ATCCCTTAAGGACTCCATTGGACAGTTTCAACCTAATTTAATTGTGTACAATGCTGGAACTGACATCCTTAAGGGTGACTCCCTGGGTCTATTGTCCATTTCTCCCCAG GGTGTCATCAATCGAGATGAATACGTCTTCACTACTTGTATTCAAAGTAAAATTCCAATTGTCATGCTCCTAAGTGGTGGCTATTTGAAATCATCTGCAGTGGTTATTGCAAATTCCATTATGAATTTAAGAGCAAAAGGATTGCTtgcttcaaaataa
- the LOC129941390 gene encoding RIB43A-like with coiled-coils protein 2 yields the protein MLKFVITTKEDLQEAAKLEKRRQYEEERKKRIFNGKQRLIGLDHDALEKQIEEKSKLQSIEDERERKYLEQTQRRANILRAKEIEQQRESKAIKTDLNYYRCRFQRKELAREYDLNNPYRITNAEPVRIADDDPRLGISSAQIFLGEDLNEADRRQAQRNQQKAWLEQQMKERKQAEEDRIKAENIFQESMKARDQRLLEMSMAERENQYKIKESIRLYNEMLAHEKQANKRLIQQQTQEDNLAEIYNMLGSDMLTENPDVAQSKIALNKKIAYMYKGMTPQEAELFRAQQQEQLEQNKQRKYEEKLKEAIWDQHAINTSRALTLKQLEQQRIEKAQKEEQFRANKELAQEQRARREYMNKIVFKNQTSDEYWAQFNRTTR from the exons atgctgAAATTTGTTATAACAACAAAAGAAGATCTTCAGGAGGCAGCGAAACTTGAAAAACGAAGGCAGTATGAAGAGGAACGGAAGAAGCGTATCTTCAATGGAAAACAACGTCTTATTGGT TTGGACCATGATGCACTAGAAAAACAGATTGAAGAAAAATCCAAACTTCAGAGTATTGAAGACGAACGAGAACGCAAATATTTGGAACAGACCCAAAGACGAGCAAATATCTTAAGAGCCAAAGAAATCGAACAACAAAGg GAATCCAAAGCTATTAAGACAGATTTGAATTATTATCGCTGTCGATTTCAACGGAAAGAGTTAGCGCGTGAATATGATTTAAATAATCCTTATAGAATCACGAATGCCGAACCAGTTCGTATAGCAGATGATGATCCTAGATTGGGAATTTCATCAGCTCAgat ATTTCTTGGAGAAGATTTGAATGAAGCTGATCGACGACAGGCTCAAAGAAATCAGCAAAAAGCTTGGCTTGAACAACAA atgAAGGAGCGAAAGCAGGCTGAAGAAGATCGCATCAAAGCAGAAAACATCTTTCAAGAATCTATGAAGGCCAGGGATCAACGATTGTTGGAGATGTCAATGGCCGAACGTGAAAaccaatataaaattaaagaatctaTACGCCTCTATAATGAAATGCTT GCACATGAAAAGCAGGCAAACAAACGACTTATTCAGCAACAAACCCAAGAAGATAACTTGGCTGAAATATACAATATGCTCGGAAGTGACATGCTGACAGAAAACCCAGATGTGGCACAGAGTAAAATCGCTTTGAATAAGAAGATCGCTTACATGTACAAGGGTATGACCCCGCAAGAGGCTGAGCTGTTTCGAGCTCAGCAGCAAGAACAGTTGGAACAGAATAAG CAACGCAAATAcgaagaaaaattgaaagaagccaTTTGGGACCAACACGCGATAAACACTTCTAGAGCGCTTACCTTAAAACAACTCGAACAACAAAGGATAGAAAA AGCTCAAAAAGAGGAACAATTCAGGGCCAACAAGGAATTAGCTCAAGAACAAAGAGCCCGAAGGGAATatatgaacaaaattgtctttaaaaacCAAACTTCTGACGAATATTGGGCACAATTCAATCGTACAACGCgttaa